Genomic segment of Syngnathus acus chromosome 10, fSynAcu1.2, whole genome shotgun sequence:
GGCTGTCTGCTTTACTGCGGCTACTGCTTGAATGTAAATGACTCGGGGAGTTCCTTTACTTTTATAGGCATTGCACACCCACGCATACGCACGAAGTCGTGGTCTGGTCtgaagtcccccccccccacgcttGTGCACACAGAGGTTAtttgtgatgatgatgtcatttggcACTGTCTGGAAAGGCTTCCTTTTCGTACACTGACACATTGACACGTCCGCCCACGTCTTCCTCCTTTCTATTTAGTGAGTGGAAAAAGTCACTTTGGTGTTTTCTCCTCGCTGCTaacaaaacacacgcacacacacactcctctgGTATGCTGGAAAGTCACTGTCCCCAGAAGGGGAAAGTGCGCTCTTTGCGATGATCAATGCCAtaacaatgaacaaaaatactttgatGCTTACTAATACCCAAATTGTGGGAATAGTCAAACATCTACATCATTCATTTGagatcttttttgttttactaacAACCAAATTCATTCTTTCTGCTCAAcgtaatctaaaaaaaaataaaaatgattgacaCACGAACACTGCGTCAGCACCGGGAAGCCGACGAATGACGCTTCAGTCAAGCCAAAGGCGGAAAAATATATGCCAACTCATGATCTTGCATTACGACATCACAATTGTGCATTTGATTGACATATCAAACCGACCGACAGAAAACAAAGATAATTACAAGCTGTGTTCAAAACTGCCGCTTAATGCTAACGTGATGGAAAATCACATTGACATGCTAACGGTTAGCATCAATTTGAGTGTGATTTAAACACATActgtgcagcaacacatgtagacataATATAACAATACTTTTAGGCCTAAATTCTTTAATCTCTattgaaaaatgattttaatatgACAGCAACTTAATGTGTTGTTGGAGAAGCAGTAGCAGTATTAGTGGTAGTAGTAACGGAACAAATGAAACTCGTATCTGAAGgtattgaaatacatttttatttgtttaaaaatacacaaagcaCACAAATACATAAGTCGGCATGAATTCTTCAACTTTGCTAGCTGGTTTTGACCGGACTGACGATGACCCCATGAGTCGCAACGTAATTTTTCACGTTTTTTCCACAGATATTATTGCAACTTTTTCCCCGAGGTACAATTCCAACTTCATTCTCGTCATATGCTATTTTATGCATACCCCAcgcacctaaaaaaaattgttatttagtttatcgTGAATACAGTCACACATGTGAGCTATCTCTGGAGGGTGACACATTAAAAGAACATAATTTCAAGGGAATACTAGCATTCCTCATCATGCTACTCACCAAGCATCTGGTTAGAAACGGGAAGCAGCATGATTTTTCCATTCTctgtgggagggggggcagaCATTTGGCAACCCCCAAATAGTCCCAATGGGATCATTTCTTATCTAACTGGAAGACTTTTAGGCACCCACACCATATATGGAAAAGGAAAGTTTTAGACAGACTAGAACAATTGTCTCTAAATATAAAAAGATGCATCAAAACATCTGTTTGTTGTTAGTTACATAGCCCTGGGATCTTTTTTAACAAGCTATAAAGCCCATAAATGGTTACACATGGCAAAAGCatccaaaaaatatatttttaaaaagtgtaatATAGTGAGGATTTTTGATGATGGACGGTCAATTATTTTCCTGTTTCTACTGATGGCGTCTCTCGTCATGGCAACTGTCCAGTACATACAAGCTGTGACTGGTGGATTGTATAAGAGAAGCGTGAGTGCGTTGTGTTCAAGTTGGCCGCCGCCTCGCTGACTAAGCAACACTTCATCCTTTCCATTCCTTCTTACTGCTCAATGACTCCTGATGTGTGCTTAAGTGTTTTTCTGAACACAAACATGGAAATATTGGGAAAAAATACTTCTAAATGTCATCATCCAGGTTAGATAATACACATGACTTCAAGaatgaaaaaattaaaaggcTATGGATGGAATGGAGGGATGATGGAAAGAAGGACTGTAGGAAGGTAAGATAGAACTGAGGTAAAATGGGTAAGTGGCAGGAATGTGGGAAATaaggagaaggaaggaaggaaggaaggaaggaaggaaggaaggaaggaaggaaggaaggaaggaaggaaggaaggaaggaaggaaggaaggaaggaaggaaggaagggaaaaCGAGGATGCAAGTTaggaaaggtggcaaaaagtAGGAATTGTAGGAAAGAAGGATGTGTAAAAGAAAGGATGCATGAAGGAAGGACCATCCTAAGTAAGGATAATATGGAGCAAACAATTTGTATCACAGACAgagtggaaggaaggaaagaaaaagggaTATATTCGTGGTTGGatgtaaacaaagacaaagGGTGAAAACAGGGATGGTTTATAAAAGTGattgaaaatggattgatGGCACACTCGAGCTATAAACCTCAAAATTAGCCTTGAAACCATCATTTTCACCCTTAACCCATGTTTAAAAGACTAAAGCTAGTTTGGTTTAGTAACTCCGAATCCTAACATAAACTGTTGACATCCCCCATTAAGGCACTCAACGTTAATTGAAACGCAGTTTTGAAACTAATGTAATTTGTAATTGAAATAGTGTAAATATAACCAAAAGAACGTTTGGCCCACCTTGTGTAAGAAAATGTCGATTAAACGACGTTTAAATGGCTGAAAAAAAGCGACGGTAAGGTGAACGGAGGCATTTGAACGCACCAGGCAAGCTTAAATGACGTCAAAATTACGCGCCGCCATGTGTAAACTCAGATGAACGTTGACGTGCTTGTTTACGCGTTATAATTTACTTCTGATTACAATCGTTGGTTGAATTCATGATTGTATTTAAACATACCTTATTCTCTATGCGGGtgttaaaataatcaaatagtAACACTGCTGAGTCGTTTACTTTGGGTAGAACGTTTAAATTAACAAATGGATGATGAGGACCGCGTGAAGACCGATGAcaacaaaatccaaaataataataatgttctcAAAAATAATATAGTGGAGGTTGACAAAGAAGACGAAGAAGCCACCGGGAAGCAACCTTTGTCCAAAAGGCAAAGGAAAAAGCTTCTAAAACAGCAGAAatgggaggaggagagggagaTGAGAAAGTAAGAAGACAATTTATTATCGTATTATAAATcgcaataaataattaaatgaaattgtaCCATGAAAGTGTAAAAATACTGAATTTGACAGATTCAGTTTCTCATACATAGAGATCATGTTGCTGCCTGATTAACTTGACGTGTCGTGGTACAGGCAGAAGCGCAAGGAGAggaagcagcagcggcggaTCCAGAGGCAAAACAATCATCAGGAgaatgaaggtgaagaccGCGGGGCCAAGAAGCGCCCACGGCGAGAGGTGACGCCCACCTCGCTCAGGCTGGTGGTGGACTGCAGTTTTGACGACCTCATGTTAACCAAGGTAAACTGGATCCATTCCAACATCTCCGTCCCAGTTCTCAGTTGATCTCTCCTCAGGATGTGCACAAGCTCCACAAGCAGATCCAGAGATGCTATGCTGAAAACAGACGAGCCTCTCATCCAGTCCAGGTGGATTGCCGCTCACTTTGTCAGATTTTATTCCAGAAGAGACAACGGGcgttgaatataaaaaaaaaaaaaaaagcctgcgTGTTTGTAACGATTGGttcaaatgattaaaaacacGCTGCACTGAATGCATCAAAGGAAACGATGTGTTTTATCCAATACAGGACTACagacaacttttttgtttctcttgtccAGTTTTATCTGACAAGCCTTGGAGGACAACTCAAACAGAGTATGgatgaaaaagacaaaggatGGATCAACTGGAAAGTGAGCACACCTCTTCAATATTATGACAAAAAACGTAATAGAAATTTCTGAATATTTCTCGGAAAATAGATGTTTCATGAGAAGAAGTAATTccaggatttttttaaaaaatatatatttatttgtaatttcactcaaaaaatatgtttgtttgCACAGGATATCCACATTAAATTGGAGCACTACAGTGAAGTATTGGCTAAGGAGGATGTGGTCTACCTGACGTCAGACTCCCCCAACGTGCTGAAAGAACTGG
This window contains:
- the trmt10a gene encoding RNA (guanine-9-)-methyltransferase domain-containing protein 2, with product MDDEDRVKTDDNKIQNNNNVLKNNIVEVDKEDEEATGKQPLSKRQRKKLLKQQKWEEEREMRKQKRKERKQQRRIQRQNNHQENEGEDRGAKKRPRREVTPTSLRLVVDCSFDDLMLTKDVHKLHKQIQRCYAENRRASHPVQFYLTSLGGQLKQSMDEKDKGWINWKDIHIKLEHYSEVLAKEDVVYLTSDSPNVLKELDPKKAYVIGGLVDHNHHKGITMERAQNLGLCHAQLPLDSFVQMNSRKVLAVNHVFEIILAYVEKGSWQDAFFSVLPPRKGAKAVTSGSADPDGDGQEDQPEEHSDLEEEPQPNDK